The Alkalibacter saccharofermentans DSM 14828 DNA segment CAGACGACTTTGAAGAATTTTATCTAAAATTCAATGAGGAGAAAAAGTAAAGCATTAGCACAAAAAGTGGATGTAGAGTGATACTAAAAATAAAAAGTGAGAAACACATCGGGTTGATAATGTTGACTATTATTGATTGAATTAAGATGGCAATAATGGGTAGAAACTATCTTCTGAGAATAGTTGCGTTTCGACCCTGTTATTTATATTTGTATCGTCAATTAAGGGAGTTTTCAATAGAGGGAGGAATTAACAATGGCTAGTAACAGAGAAATACAAAAGATGCCGACCGGAATATCAGGGCTGGATGAAATTTTACAAGGAGGCTATATTTCTGGGAATACTTATTTAATTCGAGGTGGGCCAGGGACAGGCAAAACCACCGCGGGCATCCATTTCTTATACGAAGGCGCATGCAAAGGCGAAAAGACCCTACTTATTTCCTTGTCAGAATCTCTGGATAAGCTACTTCGAGATGCTAGTCAAAAAGGGCTTGATTTGGAAAATACCAGTTTTCTAGACTTGACTCCTTCAGCTAATGATGTATCCTGCGATGCTTCATATAATGTATTTTCACCTGCTGAAGTGGAGCAACCCTCCTTTATGCAAAAAATCACAGAACAGCTTGAAACAATAAAACCTGATCGGGTTTTTGTCGACGGTATAACCCAGCTTCAGTACCTATCGCCGGATATTTACCAGTTTCGCAAACAAATATTGGCTTTGATTAAGATTGCCACAAGTCAAATAGGTACGGTTCTTTTATCTTCAGAAGACAGTAAGTCTGTCAGTGACGATGATTTACAGTTTATGAGTGATGGTGTGATAAATCTGGAATACATAAATGATGAGCGTGGGGTCAGAGTAACAAAATTCAGGGGGTCGGATTATAAGCATGGATTTCACACAATGCAAATAATGGATAATGGAATAATTATATATCCCAGACTTGATCCAAGAGAGGTAAAGCGAGAATTTATATTTGAAACCATCTCTTCAGGCATCCCGGAATTGGATAAGCTACTTTATGGAGGAATTGAAAAAGGTACTGCAACTGTCATAAGCGGTCCAACCGGTGTGGGAAAAACGACATTGGGTGTTCAATTTGCAAAAGAAGCTTCTGAAAGAGGTGAACGTACCGTTATCTATACCTTTGAAGAAGGAAAAGAATCTCTTCTCAAACGCATGAAAGCGGTGAACATACCAATTAGTGAAATGTTAGATCAAAACACTCTCTCAGTGGTGAAGGTGAATTCTCTGGAATATACACCTGACCAGTTCGCGTATCTTATTCGTAACGATGTCGAGCATATGAACACTAAAATAGTCATGATCGACAGCATTTCCGGCTACCTCCTATCTTTTAGCAAAGGTCCTCGTGACAAGGGTGAAATGTTAAGGCACATTCATGCGTTATCGGAGTATCTAAAAAATATGGGAGTAACAATGCTTTTGCTAAATGAAACTCATAGCATTACAGGGGATTTTACAGTGTCAGAATACGGCATAAGCTATCTCGCAGACAGTATTGTCTTTCTTCGCTATGTGGAATTGAAAGGTGAATTACGAAAAGTGATCGGTGTACTTAAAAAACGCATGAGCGATTTTGAAAAAACGCTAAGAGAACTTGAAATAACTAGTTCCGGATTAAAGGTAGGCCGTCCACTGAGTGATCTCAGAGGGGTTTTGACCGGAAATCCGGAGTTTATTGACGACGAAAAGAATTGTAATTATTAATACCACCTGTATATTATGAGACTTGGCAGTTCAGAGATAACACAATTGAAAAAAGGGGGGTGGTAACTAATGGAAAGAGTACTATTGCTAATTGGTCAGCAAGCAGATCAAAAGATATTGAAAGAATTTCTTTCAAAAAGCTATGAAGTAGTTTTGCCAGATGAAAAGATGCAAAACAATTTTGACTTGCTTATTGCAGACTACCAAACGTTTAATAATTATCGAAAGGATGCCTTAAAATTAAAAAAGGAAGCTAATCCGGTTTTTTTACCGATACTTTTGTTGGTGTCTTCTCATGATAAAAACCGATTACACCAAGATATTTTAAACGAGGTTGATGAATTTATAAGCATGCCTGTAAATTCCTACGAACTTAAATTGCGAATTACCAACCTCCTTCGCAATAGAGCTCTTTCACTTGAATCAGAAACACAGTACTATACTTTGGCCGAAAGTATTCCCGCAGGTATTTGTGTTTTGCAAAATGAGCGCATTGCATATTGTAATCCTGCATTATCAAAAATATTGTCTAAAAGTTCTTCAGATCTTATGGGGGCTTCATTTTTGGATGACATATCTCCTGAGTACAGCTTTCAAATAGAGTCTCTTTTAATTGAAAAGAAGTCTCGTGAGAATATACAAACGCAGTTAAATAACATGGAACTTAAGATAAACACACTTGATGGGGAAAAATGGGTTGAATTGTCCATTTCCAATATTTTATACAGGGGGAGCTCATCCGTTTTAATTGTTATGACAGATGTTACGGAAAGAAAGCTAAGAGACGAAGAAATCAGGTGCTTAAGTTTATATGATAAACTAACAGGTATCTTTAATCGGGCATACATGGAAGATGAATTGAAGCGTTTGAATACCAAACGGCAACTCCCTTTAAGCATAATAATGGCAGATATTAATGGTTTGAAACTAGCAAATGATGCTTATGGCCATGAGGTAGGAGATCAACTATTAATACGCACTGCAAAGATTTTAAAAGAATCGTGTAGACAAGAAGATGTAATTGCCCGTTGGGGTGGTGATGAATTTATCATTCTACTACCTCAAACAAGCAAATATATTGCGGGAAAAATTGCAAGCAGAATAATTGATGAGTGCAGTAATTACTATATAAAAGCAGTACCGGTTAAAATGGCCATAGGAGTAGCAACTAAAATAAATATCCAAAAATCGATTAAACAGCTGCTGATTGATGCAGAAGACAGGATGTACAAAAACAAACTCATGAACAGTAACAGCGTAAGGGAAGATTTAATATCAACACTTCTAGAAGCTTTGAAAGAAAAAAGTGAAGAAACAGAAGAGCATGCAAAAAGAATATCCGAATTATGTTTTAGATTTCAAGAGCCATTAGACCTTACCAATGAGGATATGGATAAATTATCTCTTATTGCCATCATGCATGATATAGGAAAGATATCTGTATCGGAGGATATATTGA contains these protein-coding regions:
- a CDS encoding diguanylate cyclase — translated: MERVLLLIGQQADQKILKEFLSKSYEVVLPDEKMQNNFDLLIADYQTFNNYRKDALKLKKEANPVFLPILLLVSSHDKNRLHQDILNEVDEFISMPVNSYELKLRITNLLRNRALSLESETQYYTLAESIPAGICVLQNERIAYCNPALSKILSKSSSDLMGASFLDDISPEYSFQIESLLIEKKSRENIQTQLNNMELKINTLDGEKWVELSISNILYRGSSSVLIVMTDVTERKLRDEEIRCLSLYDKLTGIFNRAYMEDELKRLNTKRQLPLSIIMADINGLKLANDAYGHEVGDQLLIRTAKILKESCRQEDVIARWGGDEFIILLPQTSKYIAGKIASRIIDECSNYYIKAVPVKMAIGVATKINIQKSIKQLLIDAEDRMYKNKLMNSNSVREDLISTLLEALKEKSEETEEHAKRISELCFRFQEPLDLTNEDMDKLSLIAIMHDIGKISVSEDILKKPDKLTFDEWEEIRKHPETGYRIACASVSLAHIAQEILSHHERWDGKGYPFGIKGGDIPILARIIAIVDAFDVMTNGRVYKPSITKQKALKEIKNNAGTQFDPDLVQIFLEIMEYDKKIGY
- a CDS encoding ATPase domain-containing protein, whose protein sequence is MASNREIQKMPTGISGLDEILQGGYISGNTYLIRGGPGTGKTTAGIHFLYEGACKGEKTLLISLSESLDKLLRDASQKGLDLENTSFLDLTPSANDVSCDASYNVFSPAEVEQPSFMQKITEQLETIKPDRVFVDGITQLQYLSPDIYQFRKQILALIKIATSQIGTVLLSSEDSKSVSDDDLQFMSDGVINLEYINDERGVRVTKFRGSDYKHGFHTMQIMDNGIIIYPRLDPREVKREFIFETISSGIPELDKLLYGGIEKGTATVISGPTGVGKTTLGVQFAKEASERGERTVIYTFEEGKESLLKRMKAVNIPISEMLDQNTLSVVKVNSLEYTPDQFAYLIRNDVEHMNTKIVMIDSISGYLLSFSKGPRDKGEMLRHIHALSEYLKNMGVTMLLLNETHSITGDFTVSEYGISYLADSIVFLRYVELKGELRKVIGVLKKRMSDFEKTLRELEITSSGLKVGRPLSDLRGVLTGNPEFIDDEKNCNY